A part of Rattus norvegicus strain BN/NHsdMcwi chromosome 4, GRCr8, whole genome shotgun sequence genomic DNA contains:
- the Bhlhe41 gene encoding class E basic helix-loop-helix protein 41, producing MDEGIPHLQERQLLEHRDFIGLDYSSLYMCKPKRSLKRDDTKDTYKLPHRLIEKKRRDRINECIAQLKDLLPEHLKLTTLGHLEKAVVLELTLKHLKALTALTEQQHQKIIALQNGERSLKSPVQADLDAFHSGFQTCAKEVLQYLARFESWTPREPRCAQLVSHLHAVATQLLTPQVTPGRGPGRAPCSAGAAAASGSERVARCVPVIQRTQPGTEPEHDTDTDSGYGGEAEQGRAAVKQEPPGDPSPAPKRLKLEARGALLGPEPALLGSLVALGGGAPFAQPAAAPFCLPFYLLSPSAAAYVQPWLDKSGLDKYLYPAAAAPFPLLYPGIPAAAAAAAAAAFPCLSSVLSPPPEKAGSAAGAPFLAHEVAPPGSLRPQHAHSRTHLPHAVNPESSQEDATQPAKDAP from the exons ATGGACGAAGGAATCCCTCATTTGCAAGAGAGACAGTTACTGGAACATAGGGATTTTATAGG ACTGGACTATTCCTCTTTGTATATGTGTAAACCCAAAAGGAGCTTGAAGCGAGACGACACCAAG GATACCTACAAATTACCGCACAGATTAATAGAAAAGAAGAGACGAGACCGAATTAATGAATGTATTGCTCAGCTGAAAGACTTACTGCCTGAACATCTGAAATTGACA ACACTGGGGCATCTGGAGAAAGCAGTAGTCTTGGAATTAACTTTGAAGCACTTAAAAGCTTTAACAGCCTTAACGGAGCAGCAGCATCAGAAGATAATTGCTTTACAGAATG GGGAGCGCTCTCTGAAATCGCCGGTCCAGGCCGACTTGGATGCGTTCCACTCGGGGTTTCAAACCTGCGCCAAAGAAGTCTTGCAATACCTCGCGCGCTTTGAGAGCTGGACGCCCAGGGAACCGCGCTGCGCACAGCTCGTCAGCCACCTGCACGCTGTGGCTACCCAGCTTCTGACGCCACAGGTGACCCCAGGCAGGGGCCCTGGGCGCGCGCCCTGCAGCGCTGGGGCTGCAGCCGCCTCCGGTTCCGAGCGCGTCGCCCGCTGCGTGCCGGTCATCCAGCGGACTCAGCCCGGCACGGAGCCCGAGCACGACACGGACACCGACAGCGGCTATGGAGGCGAGGCGGAGCAGGGCCGCGCCGCCGTCAAGCAGGAGCCACCCGGGGACCCGTCGCCTGCGCCCAAGAGGCTGAAGCTGGAGGCGCGCGGCGCGCTCCTGGGCCCGGAGCCCGCGCTGCTCGGCTCTCTCGTGGCGTTGGGCGGGGGTGCGCCCTTCGCGCAGCCCGCCGCCGCGCCCTTCTGCCTGCCCTTCTACCTGCTGTCGCCGTCCGCCGCCGCCTACGTACAGCCCTGGCTAGACAAGAGTGGCCTGGACAAGTATCTGTACCCCGCGGCGGCCGCGCCCTTCCCGCTGCTGTATCCCGGCATCCCCGCAGcagccgccgctgccgccgccgccgctttCCCTTGCTTGTCGTCCGTGCTATCGCCACCCCCGGAGAAGGCAGGTTCGGCCGCTGGTGCCCCATTCCTGGCGCACGAGGTGGCGCCCCCGGGGTCGCTGCGCCCCCAGCACGCGCATAGCCGCACCCACCTGCCGCACGCCGTGAACCCAGAGAGCTCTCAGGAAGATGCCACGCAGCCGGCCAAGGACGCCCCCTGA
- the Bhlhe41 gene encoding class E basic helix-loop-helix protein 41 isoform X1: MDEGIPHLQERQLLEHRDFIGLDYSSLYMCKPKRSLKRDDTKTLGHLEKAVVLELTLKHLKALTALTEQQHQKIIALQNGERSLKSPVQADLDAFHSGFQTCAKEVLQYLARFESWTPREPRCAQLVSHLHAVATQLLTPQVTPGRGPGRAPCSAGAAAASGSERVARCVPVIQRTQPGTEPEHDTDTDSGYGGEAEQGRAAVKQEPPGDPSPAPKRLKLEARGALLGPEPALLGSLVALGGGAPFAQPAAAPFCLPFYLLSPSAAAYVQPWLDKSGLDKYLYPAAAAPFPLLYPGIPAAAAAAAAAAFPCLSSVLSPPPEKAGSAAGAPFLAHEVAPPGSLRPQHAHSRTHLPHAVNPESSQEDATQPAKDAP, encoded by the exons ATGGACGAAGGAATCCCTCATTTGCAAGAGAGACAGTTACTGGAACATAGGGATTTTATAGG ACTGGACTATTCCTCTTTGTATATGTGTAAACCCAAAAGGAGCTTGAAGCGAGACGACACCAAG ACACTGGGGCATCTGGAGAAAGCAGTAGTCTTGGAATTAACTTTGAAGCACTTAAAAGCTTTAACAGCCTTAACGGAGCAGCAGCATCAGAAGATAATTGCTTTACAGAATG GGGAGCGCTCTCTGAAATCGCCGGTCCAGGCCGACTTGGATGCGTTCCACTCGGGGTTTCAAACCTGCGCCAAAGAAGTCTTGCAATACCTCGCGCGCTTTGAGAGCTGGACGCCCAGGGAACCGCGCTGCGCACAGCTCGTCAGCCACCTGCACGCTGTGGCTACCCAGCTTCTGACGCCACAGGTGACCCCAGGCAGGGGCCCTGGGCGCGCGCCCTGCAGCGCTGGGGCTGCAGCCGCCTCCGGTTCCGAGCGCGTCGCCCGCTGCGTGCCGGTCATCCAGCGGACTCAGCCCGGCACGGAGCCCGAGCACGACACGGACACCGACAGCGGCTATGGAGGCGAGGCGGAGCAGGGCCGCGCCGCCGTCAAGCAGGAGCCACCCGGGGACCCGTCGCCTGCGCCCAAGAGGCTGAAGCTGGAGGCGCGCGGCGCGCTCCTGGGCCCGGAGCCCGCGCTGCTCGGCTCTCTCGTGGCGTTGGGCGGGGGTGCGCCCTTCGCGCAGCCCGCCGCCGCGCCCTTCTGCCTGCCCTTCTACCTGCTGTCGCCGTCCGCCGCCGCCTACGTACAGCCCTGGCTAGACAAGAGTGGCCTGGACAAGTATCTGTACCCCGCGGCGGCCGCGCCCTTCCCGCTGCTGTATCCCGGCATCCCCGCAGcagccgccgctgccgccgccgccgctttCCCTTGCTTGTCGTCCGTGCTATCGCCACCCCCGGAGAAGGCAGGTTCGGCCGCTGGTGCCCCATTCCTGGCGCACGAGGTGGCGCCCCCGGGGTCGCTGCGCCCCCAGCACGCGCATAGCCGCACCCACCTGCCGCACGCCGTGAACCCAGAGAGCTCTCAGGAAGATGCCACGCAGCCGGCCAAGGACGCCCCCTGA